The DNA region ATTGTCTTGAGTTGCTAACCGAGCTGCTACACTCCAAGTTGTTGCGGAATTCGTGGTtcttctgataccacttgtaaagTCAATCGTAACTCTAACAAGACTTCCTTGGGGATTCGTAACATCCCCTGGTCCCTTTGATCTTTCCCATTGATTCAATCCTTGTTCATGACACAAGAGTTTTTAACCCAGTTCGCGGCCGCAGCACACTACATCTGGGGTGGATCCAGGatccacaacatccactatgAAGTATCGAAAACACCTCCGATGTGGTTTACAAGATCATTACTCTCTCTGATCCTGGGTATGCAAACCCTAGAGAGTATAAAGAGATTACAAGAGTACATGGCTAAGAGTTAAGCCTAGAACAACAaatcatctctagcttactctATCTCTCTAAGAGATGCCATGGAAGCCTTCCTGGATGCTTGAGGCTCGTGCCTCCCAGAAGCTTAGCTTAGAGATCCCTGTCgtgatctcttcttctttgtattgTCAGCACTTAACCTAATGGGCTTTATCGATTAGGCCCATAGGTTGTCCACGCGTAACTTGTGCAACTCGGCCCAGCCGTTGAACAAGACCGATGGGCTTGACCAAACCTCACAAATCTCCACCTGTTTGGTCCAAGTCCATAACCCTTCCTTTGTGCTCGACACCTCTTGAAACTTGAGCAAATCTGCTCATCCTCTGCATCTCCATGTCTTCTCTTATCTCTTCTCACTTCTCTCAGCTCCACCTTGAGCTTAGCTTGAAGTCCTCTCATGATCTTCTTGAAACCTGCATAAGCTTACACTTATACACCACAACTGCTTAAGTAGATTAAACACTTTAATCCACTTAGCCCCATCAATGAAAAATAGACATCATGCTTGATGAAAGGTATGTGACAATCCCATTGCCATTCTGAATTTCCATCACCTTCATCCATTGTCTTGAGTTGCTAACCCAGCTGTTACACTCCAAGTGTCAAGCTCAACTCCTCATTGAAGTCGTGTTACTTCATATCTTACTCCTCGTGAACTTATCAACAACAAAACCTTGCTGTCAAAAATCACGAACCTGTTCAAGTGCTTGAACAGAAACCTGAACATCTTTCTGCAAGTTGATTTCCTCCTTGAACTTTCGATTCCACTCATGTGCACTGAGCCTTGAACCAGATATCCTGAATTCTGTGCAGCTACCTTCGAACCATATATGCTTCAAATATAAAACAACCTCTGATTCTCTACTTGTTTAAACACTCCAGCCTTGAACACGTTTTGTACCGTTGTTACTCTGAACAGGACCCGCCATCCAACCATCACTGCTGGACAGACTTTCGACACAATCTTGGTTCACCCTTTATGTTGTTAACAAACATTGCTACCACATAATCCTCCTTGAATCAACCGCAAACCCTTGAAGTCACTCATGCTCCATATCTCTGAAACAGTCTTTGACTTACCCTTGATGTTCTTGAACAGACTGCACTTGAGCATCACTTTGTACCGCTGCACAAGCAGGACACGCCGCCTAACACCACCTGATTAGGAAGACTTTCGACACAAACATCTTTGCTCCACCATCTGATCAACCTGTTCTGCAACAACAGAACCCCACTAACAGATTTAGACCCCACTTATTATAGATAAGCGAAATCCGAAAAATACCACAGAGCCGAGTATGATGCAAGGGGTAAATATACGCTTGAGTTGAGATAGCTCACCACAAAGGGTAAATACGCGGATACGCGGATTTATATTTTAAGgggtaaatataatttgtacttcccctttaacatataataatttcaaatatacacccgcacgggcgtgcggatcAAAAGCTAGTTACATTTTATAGTAtttgttctttatttttaagatttatctttgtaaatttattatttagtaacaGATTGCATCGCCTGAACAAGACCAATCAAGTAAATTGAACTCGGTCCATTTGATTAAGAGAGGGTCAAAAGAATACACCGACTAGGCCTTGATTGGTAAAGTGGATGATAaagcagtagcagtatgctAGTATGCTATATAATTATTacgaaatatattttaatttataatatataatattttatttctattaaatatatttctaatatatattaatatataaaattaaaaaattaaattaatttgttttatttaataatatcaaaaattatatttatatcaaagtattattttaaaaataaattgtgcaattaaaaaaatatttttaaattaatatttcacatttaaaatataatttaattatatataaagattaattttaattatacataatatatatatatatatattaattatataatatgtataatataatttaattatatgtaaatataatttaattattttttcaaaaaatattttaaacttaaaatataaaatataatttatttatttaaaaaatattgtgaacttatttgaaatatataaattgatataaaataattttataatattttgaaatgaaataactaaattaattatattttttccttaattttataaattataaatgcaaatactctaataaaatttcatatgaaAGTATTGAGCGAAGATCATTTGAAGAGCATTTTGTGgttttctaaatgttttctAACAAATAttgattgaaaaatataaagcataATGCTTATACTAATGCTTTGCCAAtcaataagaaaaaagaaacatgtTAGAAAAGAGAACTTATACTAGAGGACATcaatcttattaaaacagaaatattacaacttcttctaggtagatttttaaattggacctcATCAAATTAATGCTATTAATGCTATATTAACTCATATCGTTAGACATCCCTTTTTATACTCCGATTTAGCAACCATTATTTATAACAACCATCACCTAATTATTATACAGCCACTACAcatgtttctttatattacttaatattatattataaactaCATACATCCACTAACATATTATAGTATAATATAGATTActaaaatactataaaatagatttttaataatacatcaattaacatattatattataaatctgtgTGACAGCATAAAAACGTTTTACGGTGTTTATTTTTTGTACTATAGTTTAATTAcgttatatctatcttattaaccATTAACTATTAACCTACATAGTTCAAAATTCAAGTAGTTTTCAACAtggtttaaaaattttcttatttataatcTCTCTTATCGTCTTTCTTATGAttaaaccataaaataaaagatattattttagaagtttCTATACATCATGTTGAACATTACAGTCCAACCATTTGGAAATAGTAATAGTTTTTCCGGTTATGAATTTGGTATCTATCTTATTTTTAAACGTGAATGAGTGGTAAACATTTTTCCCcaagaattttaaataaaaatctttatttgATAGGAAAGTTCGTATATATTATATTCCGAAAATAAATGATCAAAATTAATAGTTaagatatttcttttatttaaatctcCGGATTCAAGGAAGATTCAAGATAAAAGGAAAATACATAACTTATATTTAGACTGTAAGCTTATATGTAAATATGCCAgcccaaatttttattttgaactaGCTCATTATTACTTTAACCCAAATTTTATATAGCAAACCAATATATCATTAGGCCAAGTGTAATTTACATCAAAATACAGTCcatttatattcaaatataaataaagttttcaCAAATTTTATAGCAGATCATTTTACATCTTATAAGtctgtatattttatttctatttgatCATTTTACAATTCTCAAGTCCGTATGTTTTATTTCTGTTTATACTAAAAACAAGATATTATGTTTTGGATTTGTCCGTTTTGAAGTGTCAAcgagtttatatttatattccaCCTATGAACAACTTTAAATACATATAGTTccaataaatttaaatatatcacACAGACTAAGTATTATACAACTCAgaactatataatttaaaataatataaaacatatatatatatatatatatatattgaagcaaaagataaatccgcgcaggtgcgcggatcatgatctagtagACAATTATAGAGAAATCAGCCTAAGATGTAAATGTAAGTCTACATAGCTTACTTGTTATTGCCCAGTTCCTTAACTCTTAACGATTTCATCGTCATATTCTTCgatcaatcaatatattttgcAAATAAGTCAACGCTAAATTCGTACCTAGTTGTCCGTGCTAAATTCAAATTAAACATTGAATGCATCAAAAGAAACATACGAGGACTAAGGTTGCTTCTTTATCGTTATCCCCACAACATGACGGCCAAACCTGTCATAGCCACGTGTCAATCCGATCTGGTAAGACTCTTTGGATTGGCTTGTCCTTTCGATTTATCACCGGTCGCGTCTTTATCCTAATCATCTTCCTCGAAACCTGCAACGCACAAAACAGGCAATCTCTAATATATATCTGATTAAAAAAAGGCATTTCGTGGTCCGCTTAGACGAGAGAGAGGGGATCAAAGATGGATCATGAAGCAGATGCATACCGTACGGATTTGATGACCATCACGAGGTTCGTGCTGAATGAGCAATCAAAGTACCCAGAGTCTCGTGGTGATTTCACCATTTTGCTCAGCAACATCGTTTTGGGATGCAAATTCGTCTGCAGTGCTGTCAACAAGGTAACACTTTTTGAAACTGGGTCAAAATGTCGCTTTCGATTTGGTGATGATGATCTGGAATCCACTTTAAGATGTCAAAGTCATAAACTTTTACTTGGTGTTGCAGGCTGGTTTGGCCAAGCTAATTGGGCTTGCTGGGGAAACAAATATCCAGGCAGGTGTTATGTCTTTTTGTCTTgtttaaagcttttttttttttgttgtgcgTCTAAGATTTTACCATTGTGTAATAATAATAGGGTGAAGAGCAAAAGAAACTCGATGTGCTCTCTAATGATGTCTTTGTCAAAGCTTTGGTTAGCAGTGGCAGAACTGTAAGTTTAAACCTATCCtttttaattatgaaattgAGAATAGTTTGATTTTTTATCTTCTAACTAACCGTTTTTTTGGGCAGTCTGTTCTTGTctcagaagaagatgaggaagcAACGTTCGTGGAGTCATCCAAGCGTGGAAAGTAAGTTTGGtgatgaaaatgttttttttttaattattatcattgaCATTACTGGATGTATCGATAGGTACTGTGTTGTTTTTGATCCACTTGATGGATCCTCAAACATCGACTGTGGTGTTTCCATTGGAACCGTATGTTTCTCTCACCCAAACTTtccttattatatatatgatgatgtcaaagttttgtcttttttcttgAATTTGGCTTTCTGTGTGTAGATCTTTGGGATTTACACAATGAGCCACAATGATGAGCCAACTACTGAAGATGTCTTGAAACCTGGGAATGAAATGGTTGCAGCGGGTTACTGTATGTACGGAAGCTCCTGCATGGTActgaaaatatataagaaatttcaatcgtttatttctgttttttataatttgtctCTCTCAGCTTGTGTTGAGCACTGGAACTGGTGTCAATGGATTTACCCTGGACCCATCTCTAGGAGAGTTCATATTAACTCACCCGGACATTAAGGTAAACCAATAAAACATgatctttctctttttcttctgttaTGAATAATGCCTCAGCTCTTCTTGTGCACAGATTCCGAAAAAGGGGAACATCTATTCAGTGAATGAAGGCAATGCTCAGAACTGGGATGGTCCAACCACAAAGTATGTAGAGAAATGCAAGTTTCCTAAAGATGGTTCTCCCGCTAAGTCTCTGAGATATGTGGGAAGGTATTGGAAGAGAACCTTGAACCTCAAGTCATAGAAAATAGCATATGGTTTGCTTATGTTCACATTTGGCTCTTGACAGTATGGTAGCTGATGTTCATCGCACACTGCTTTATGGAGGAATCTTCTTGTACCCGGCTGACAAGAAAAGCCCCAATGGGAAACTGCGGTAAGTAAGCTTAGAGTTTGATGATTTGAATACAGCAAAACAACACAGAAACTTAAACTAGTCTTGTTTTTGAACATGTGAACAGTGTTCTGTATGAAGTCTTCCCGATGTCGTTCTTGATGGAGCAAGCCGGAGGTCAGGCCTTCACTGGCAAGAAAAGGGTAAATTAAAAATGCAATCTTTCAACGGTTTTGTTTGTAACGGTTTCAAGTAGTATAACTTGAAATGTCATTCATGATGCAGGCGCTAGACCTTGTGCCCGAGAAGATCCATGAGCGTTCTCCAATATTTCTTGGTAGCTACGAAGATGTAGAGGAGATTAAGGCTCTGTATGCTGCAGAGGACTAAGATTCTCattcttcttattttattaCTTGTCTCTCCCTTATTTCTATATCTTCTTCTATTGAGACAAACAAACGACTCATTTATACAAGGGAGACTTTTCTCATCTTTTCCAACGCAcctaagatatatatttttcattttctattcTAATCTGTCTCCAGCTTACAGTTTATTGGTGGATCAGTCCAGACCTATCCTTCAGACATCTTCAGGATGTGGATTAAACTCGTAGGGCAACCTTTATTCCATGAAGTATTTGGGGTATTGATGACCACACATGAAAGAGAAGCTAACCCAAGGATATATGAGAACTAAAGCAGACTGAGAcaaatttaaatagttttttttctgtaattatAAATTGCATAATTTAAAAAAGTAATTTGAGTTAAGCAAATTAAAATTATCTATCTAtaagtcattattatatatatattagataagtTTGTAGGTTTACCATTAATCacatttgtaataatatttcaaaGATCTATTTCTTAGTCTAATGGTTGTACTTGTAGAGTCTCGTTAAGTGGGTAAACTATGCTTTTCGGTGAGGAACATAATCTTAAatctttttgtaaatttaaatattttaaaaatttagctaCTTTAAGGAAACTGGTTTTTTCGACTTAAAGGTAACATTATGGGTATGAAATTGACAAAGAAATTTTCTACGATACAACCAACATCTCTCGTTTGCTGATGATTTCCTATTACTATGTCGAGTTACATTTATTAGTAAATGCACCGAATTTTTGCGCTTAGAGTTTTATGGGTCCTGCGTCCGGTCAAGAAATTAACTTTAAGAAATCATCAGTAACATTCGGTATGTCTTCTTGCTGCATTATTGGAGAGATACTGAACACGATTGGATGGTATACCAAAATACTTCTCTTGGAGAAAAAGAGGTACTCTTGAAATCAATAGTGATGCCTCTTTCGTTTCACATAATTTCATGTTTTCGTTTGGAAAAACATCATTATCATTTATCAAACGATCATGAGCGCAGTGTCGGATTTTTGGTGGAATGAATCTGATGATAAAAGGAAGATACATTGGACTACATGGAAAAAGCTACTCCCTTTGTTCTacaatataagatgttttggaGATTTTCTATGTTTcgaaatataagatattttaatatttttaaggtactttaactttattgaaaatTGGTTAGCCAATAGTAatttactatattatttatgactggataatttatatttaatttatactatttaataatattatattctaaaagtaagttttttaataattgtgcaTTCAAgcaaaacatcttatattatgaaacggagggagtatatgaaTTTAAGGAGAACGGTGGACTTGGATTTCACAACACTAAAGACTTTGATCAGGTATTATTAAGCGAAGCAAGCTTGAAAACTACTTAGTAAGCTGACAAGCCTGATTGCATGCTTGAAAACTACTTAGTAAGCTGACAAGCCTGATTGCattggtgttcaaaaaaaagcaTTGGTTTACAGATTAAATTGGTGTCTAGAATCTTGGAATCTTTAGTGTTGCTGCACCATTTTAATCTTGAGACGCAACATATGCTGACACCTTGGAAACTTGAGCATCCACTACCATAGTTTTAAGAAGAGTAAACTGAATGAATCTATCTGCTAATCTATAAAATGTTACGATGTCTGATGAAAGCTCTCAAGAAATCCGATGAGTGTTTTGTACAGTTGTACTGTCCATGAGTCTGTTATATGAATTGTTTAGACTATACATAATAGACTTGTTggataaataatgaaaaaacaTTAACCACAATCTTTGTCAACTTTTATGTGCCGAAGATGAACTTTGAAAATGTAAATTACTTACTTATTATTGAGTATAATAGTTTTTACTCTTATCATTTTAAATGATGATTAGAGAAATTCATTTGTTTCAAATGAAAACAAAGTCTCACCTTCCaattaaaaattgattatatTATGTAGTATATTATACTATTAACAGTTGAATTTCTTATTTTGTAGAtgataaatgatattttaatatatgtttagtgTTTCATCCTGATATATTAATCTtctgaatatttattaataaacatattttcaattCAAAGAtcaataataaattaatgttCATACACTCATTTACAAAGGTTTTTTACCTTAAGAATGTTTTCATAAATACACATTTACAAAGGTTTTTTAACTTTAGAAAAATACTATACATAtcttaaaaatgattttcttaatattaaaaatatgctATATATTCAGGAATATTTcacatgttatatatatatatatatatatatatattcattcacaaaataaataaataaatatatatgtatgtgtatatatatatatatatatatatatatatatatatatatatatatatatcaaattcaTGAATGCATCAcacatttaaaaattcattcatgagttatttaaaaacaattgattttaaattttaattaattatttaattatttacttttatatattttactaaattttggaattataaaaggaaattctctcaaatagcacctttttaaaaatttaatatttattttttttatttttaaaaatttgaatacatTCCTAAAAccccaccccttaactctaaaccctaagtcttagattaattaacccaagagttataaatgcatatttacccttcaataaaacttcttttggtcatttttctccttgtgatgctattttgtgacaaaaacttagtTTGGTGTTATCTTggtctttttctctttaaattattattgtttaatttgaattttaaaaatatattaaactgattttatttaattgttttattggCAACCGTATTTGTATGGATCtctatttttttggaaaattaatatttggaaatttttccgtttaaaaaattgtaaactgAAATAACGATTTAGAATATTATAATTGGtgtttttaaatgatatttataatgGCTTATAGTCTCAAGATATTATAAGAAgaagtatttttttgttaatattactaTTCTGCTTTTCATTTCTATTTTACTATAATAAATACCATTTCAAGaaagttgtcaaattttaatatttattccgagagaaattccgaggaaaacaAGGGTCTGGTCGGAAATTCTTTATGTTCCTCGTAATTccgtcggaatattccgagggaattccgagGAACTAAGGGTTTTtaaccgaaaacaacgttttgcggattgaataacacgtattcaaccttcattaagtgtcttaacCAGATTATGATGTCAAAAATTGGTGTTTtacctgaaaacaaaaaaatttacaattgcatgaacgaaaaccacacaacataagagaaacacttatacactttagtAAACGGTAAAGGGAATACTTACAatcatttttgaaattttgttatttcatggtTTGTGATCATCTATACAATGAATCCTCAATGGTAGCATTACATATGTATAAGAAATAATATAGGGcaaaaaaattgatgttttgaaacccaaaaccctgtttcctcggaatttcctcaaaaattttcgaggaaattccgaggaaaattggttcctcggaatattttcATTTACCAGGCAGCTCTAGCCGCCAAATATTCCgcgaaaaataaattaatggaAACCGATGAAATTCTGAggaactttataaattattccGAGGACATTCCGACGGAAAATGTCCGTCGGACCCCTCATTTTATTAGGTCGAACCGTATCCTTCTTCCCTatttctctcttcctctcatTCCTCTCCTCCGTCGCAGAACCTCTTCTCCTCCATCGATTTCCGGCGAATCAAGCCCTATTCTTCCCCACTCCATCCCCAAATCATGTAAGGCCCCCTATCCCTCTCTATTTTCTTCAAAATCGAGTTTGACTATGGTGAGATTAGGGTTGTATAGATTTTTGTTAAGGTGAATAGTAGGGTTGTGATTTGAGAGTTTGATTatgattttagggtttaggattgtGATTATTTGTTGTATTCAGTTGATTTGgaattttcttttaagtttttattgattgtgattataaaatcagttacatatttattaaaaaattttaatatctatttttgcattataaaatcatttacatatttattaaacatttttaatatctataaaccatttttgtgattaaaaacgggaattcggccaaaaaaatcatgaactttgcacga from Raphanus sativus cultivar WK10039 chromosome 8, ASM80110v3, whole genome shotgun sequence includes:
- the LOC130498546 gene encoding fructose-1,6-bisphosphatase, cytosolic-like; protein product: MDHEADAYRTDLMTITRFVLNEQSKYPESRGDFTILLSNIVLGCKFVCSAVNKAGLAKLIGLAGETNIQGEEQKKLDVLSNDVFVKALVSSGRTSVLVSEEDEEATFVESSKRGKYCVVFDPLDGSSNIDCGVSIGTIFGIYTMSHNDEPTTEDVLKPGNEMVAAGYCMYGSSCMLVLSTGTGVNGFTLDPSLGEFILTHPDIKIPKKGNIYSVNEGNAQNWDGPTTKYVEKCKFPKDGSPAKSLRYVGSMVADVHRTLLYGGIFLYPADKKSPNGKLRVLYEVFPMSFLMEQAGGQAFTGKKRALDLVPEKIHERSPIFLGSYEDVEEIKALYAAED